One stretch of Lucilia cuprina isolate Lc7/37 chromosome 6, ASM2204524v1, whole genome shotgun sequence DNA includes these proteins:
- the LOC111679738 gene encoding uncharacterized protein LOC111679738, which produces MTDVPQIIELDKVIEPHLDGGKLLTYNSRYLTKPGDNYGSVLLAINAKIQTKCGTIKELPLIAKLPPITNELLWQMFQPERTCLTENAVYTYLSPALKELQIEAGIHESMLYDGLSKYYGSRISLDPKATKVDTNAVLVQENLQTLGFRAGNRHKMFDLQHARVILPQVAQFHALAIALRMKKPEDFNKNIRPNFRRFDVNNGMSEEAKLQFEQELLDDVVAATGNDEIILQRVRELINEYNNLMSSPDKEDDLYTTIVHFDMWINNLMIKYDENNLPCQVKIIDFQMAEYESLVYDVIFFMFSSLEIEVLEHYTNELFLLYYNSLIKCLNSVGISTKPYSFESFLSEIHKYAPVAICLVLFMIRIILADDSIMPDNFNDVNMEVLSKNGNQTVTRRTADVIRLAQKYDFFFRD; this is translated from the exons ATGACTGATGTACCCCAGATTATTGAACTCGATAAAGTGATCGAGCCTCATTTAGACGGCGGAAAATTGCTGACATATAATAGTCGTTATCTTACAAAACCTGGCGACAATTATGGCAGTGTATTACTGGCCATTAATGCTAAAATACAAACTAAATGTGGAACTATCAAAGAATTACCCTTAATTGCGAAACTACCACCGATAACTAACGAACTGTTGTGGCAAATGTTTCAACCAGAACGCACCTGTTTAACAGAAAATGCGGTTTATACTTATCTAAGTCCAGCTCTAAAGGAATTACAAATAGAAGCGGGTATACATGAATCAATGCTGTATGATGGTTTATCAAAATATTACGGTTCCAGAATATCATTGGATCCGAAAGCGACAAAAGTGGATACAAATGCGGTATTGGTACAAGAAAATCTACAAACATTAGGATTTCGGGCAGGAAATCGTCATAAAATGTTCGATTTGCAACATGCTAGAGTTATTTTACCACAAGTAGCACAATTCCATGCCTTAGCCATAGCATTGCGTATGAAAAAGCCCGAAGATTTCAATAAGAATATAAGACCGAATTTTCGTAGATTCGATGTTAATAACGGGATGAGTGAAGAGGCAAAATTGCAATTTGAACAAGAGCTATTGGATGATGTGGTAGCGGCCACCGGAAATgatgaaattattttacaaagagTTAGAGAATTGATAaatgaatataataatttaatgagTTCACCCGATAAGGAAGATGATTTGTATACAACTATAGTACATTTTGATATGTggattaataatttaatgattAAATATG atGAGAACAATTTACCATGTCAAGTCAAAATCATAGATTTCCAGATGGCCGAATATGAGAGTCTAGTTTACGATGTTATATTCTTTATGTTTTCAAGTCTGGAAATTGAAGTTTTGGAACATTATACTAACGAGCTTTTCTTACTGTATTATAAttcattaattaaatgtttaaattccgTGGGTATCTCTACGAAGCCATATTCTTTTGAaag tttcttaTCAGAAATTCACAAATATGCTCCGGTAGCCATTTGTCTTGTACTCTTTATGATACGCATTATTTTGGCAGATGATAGCATAATGCCGGATAATTTCAACGATGTGAATATGGAGGTTTTATCGAAGAACGGTAATCAAACGGTAACCCGACGTACGGCTGATGTCATACGTTTGGCAcaaaaatacgattttttctttagagattaa
- the LOC111679720 gene encoding ubiquitin-like modifier-activating enzyme 1, whose product MSSSPQVEQAASSSTLEQPAAKKRKLASNSSPTSTSPPPVNNNNISGSGNSEADVDTTSCSNDAVSSVGASGGGKKEPAGVDSSVVSSSCSVVSLSGENAAGSYVSTTGESSGSSGGIISTSSAVDKESKVIKSVDQKTSSCIVEQQKEVLDSSKTTTKHKTAANNSAVSSTTSNNSTNTTTTNSSNNTDTTTMATNSQNASGTAGSSAGNDIDESLYSRQLYVLGHDAMRRMANSDILLSGLNGLGLEIAKNVILGGVKSITLHDTDNCTINDFSSQFYLSEADIGKNRAVASCDKLSELNNYVRTSSYTGELTEDFIKKFRVIVLTNASDAEQHRIAKITHANNIALIIAETCGLFAKVFCDFGENFTIYDQDGAQPISTMIASVTRDSQGVVTCLDETRHGLNDGDYVTFSEVQGMTELNGCAPLKISVLGPYTFSIGDTSKFSDYISGGIVTQVKMPKTISFKSLEVAEKEPEFLTSDFAKFDHPATLHVAFKALHQYKAENGGKSPRPWSEEEAQKFLQLCKAIDENVVESLVLTFAKICAGKTCPMDAAMGGLVAQEVLKACSGKFTPIYQWLYYDAIECLPDGGVEEADAQPIGSRYDAQIAIFGKKFQEKLGDIKYFIVGAGAIGCELIKNFAMIGAGVGNGQLFITDMDLIEKSNLNRQFLFRPKDVQKPKAQTAAAAIKQMNPDAKITAYELRVGAETEKVFSEDFFGKLDGVTNALDNVDARIYMDRKCVFNRIPLVESGTLGTMGNVQVIVPFLTESYSSSQDPPEKSIPICTLKNFPNAIEHTLQWARDCFEGIFTQTAENAALYVSDPNFIERTLKLSGVQPLETLESVKKALIDDKPKDFADCVKWARLYWEEQYANQIKQLLYNFPPDQVTSSGAPFWSGPKRCPVPLAFDVNDPLHLDYVLATANLRAEVYGIPQVRNREIVACLVQQISVPEFKPRSGVKIETNEAAAAEANHHDSSEVDQDRVNKILNELQSLDKASLSINPLQFEKDDDNNLHMDFIVAASNLRAANYKIPPADRHKSKLIAGKIMPAIATTTSLVSGWAVLEVIKLIMGHKDLAKFKNGFANLALPFIAFSEPLPAAKNTFYGKEWTLWDRFEVPGEMTLQEFLDYFEQKEKLKITMLSAGVSMLFSFFMPKAKCAERLPLPMSEVVRRVSKRRIESHERSLVFEICCNDEEGEDVEVPYVRYTLP is encoded by the exons ATGTCTTCGAGTCCTCAAGTAGAACAAGCAGCTTCCTCCTCGACTCTTGAGCAACCAGCAGCCAAGAAACGGAAGCTTGCATCGAATTCGTCGCCAACCTCCACCAGCCCTCCTCctgtaaataacaacaatattagcGGAAGCGGCAACAGCGAAGCCGACGTTGATACGACCAGCTGCAGCAACGACGCCGTCAGTAGTGTTGGTGCTAGCGGTGGTGGCAAGAAAGAGCCAGCTGGTGTTGATAGCTCGGTAGTATCGTCGTCCTGCTCAGTTGTTTCGTTAAGTGGTGAAAACGCAGCCGGCTCATACGTTTCAACAACGGGCGAGAGTAGTGGCAGCAGCGGCGGCATTATTAGTACATCGTCAGCAGTGGATAAAGAAAGCAAAGTTATAAAAAGTGTTGACCAGAAAACTTCCTCGTGTATTGTTGAGCAACAAAAAGAAGTATTGGACTCCAGTAAAACgacaacaaaacataaaactgCAGCTAATAACTCAGCGGTCTCCTCGACAACCAGTAATAATAGcaccaacacaacaacaacaaacagcagTAATAACACGGATACAACAACAATGGCTACGAACTCCCAAAATGCTAGTGGAACTGCTGGTTCTTCCGCTGGCAATGATATCGATGAATCTTTATACTCGCGCCAATTATATGTATTAGGTCATGATGCTATGCGTCGCATGGCCAATTCCGACATTTTATTATCCGGTTTAAATGGTCTTGGCTTGGAGATAGCTAAAAATGTCATCCTGGGTGGTGTTAAATCCATCACTTTACATGACACCGATAATTGCACA aTCAATGACTTCTCTTCACAATTCTATCTCTCCGAAGCGGATATTGGTAAAAATCGTGCTGTTGCCTCCTGTGACAAATTATCGGAACTTAATAATTATGTACGCACCTCATCATATACCGGAGAATTAACTGaagattttattaagaaattccGTGTCATTGTCTTAACCAATGCCAGCGATGCTGAACAGCATCGTATTGCAAAAATTACACACGCCAATAATATTGCTTTAATTATTGCCGAGACATGTGGTCTATTTGCCAAGGTCTTTTGTGATTTTGGTGAAAACTTTACCATTTATGATCAGGATGGTGCCCAACCTATTTCAACAATGATTGCTAGTGTTACACGTGATTCACAGGGTGTAGTTACATGTTTAGATGAAACTCGCCACGGTTTGAATGATGGTGATTATGTGACCTTTTCCGAGGTACAGGGTATGACTGAATTGAACGGTTGTGCTCCTTTGAAGATCAGCGTTTTGGGTCCTTATACTTTTAGCATTGGTGATACCAGCAAGTTCAGTGATTACATCAGTGGTGGCATAGTTACACAAGTGAAAATGCCCAAGACTATTAGTTTCAAGTCTTTGGAAGTGGCCGAAAAGGAGCCAGAGTTCCTAACATCTGATTTTGCTAAATTTGATCATCCTGCAACTTTGCATGTTGCCTTCAAGGCTTTGCATCAATATAAAGCGGAAAATGGTGGTAAATCGCCACGTCCTTGGAGTGAGGAAGAGGCTCAGAAATTCTTGCAATTATGTAAAGCTATTGATGAAAATGTGGTCGAAAGCTTAGTGCTGACATTTGCCAAAATTTGTGCGGGTAAAACTTGTCCCATGGATGCTGCTATGGGTGGTTTAGTGGCCCAAGAAGTATTAAAGGCTTGCAGTGGTAAATTTACACCCATCTATCAATGGCTGTACTATGATGCTATTGAATGTTTGCCCGATGGTGGTGTGGAGGAGGCTGATGCTCAACCTATAGGCTCCAGATATGATGCCCAAATTGCCATATTCGGCAAGAAGTTCCAAGAGAAATTGGGCGATATTAA ATATTTTATTGTGGGTGCTGGCGCTATTGGTTGTGAATTGATTAAAAACTTCGCCATGATTGGCGCAGGTGTTGGCAATGGTCAACTTTTCATTACTGACATGGATCTCATTGAAAAATCGAATTTGAACCGTCAGTTCCTTTTCCGCCCGAAAGATGTTCAAAAGCCCAAAGCTCAAACTGCAGCCGCCGCTATCAAGCAAATGAATCCGGATGCCAAGATAACCGCTTACGAACTGCGTGTTGGTGCCGAGACTGAAAAGGTATTCTCTGAGGATTTCTTTGGCAAATTGGATGGTGTTACAAATGCTTTGGACAATGTTGATGCTCGTATTTATATGGATCGCAAATGCGTTTTCAATCGCATTCCCCTGGTAGAGTCTGGTACTCTTGGCACCATGGGTAATGTACAGGTGATTGTACCCTTCTTAACTGAATCTTACAGTTCATCCCAAGATCCCCCAGAGAAGAGTATACCCATTTGCACTTTGAAAAATTTCCCCAATGCTATTGAACACACTTTGCAATGGGCACGTGATTGTTTCGAGGGCATATTCACACAGACAGCTGAAAATGCTGCTCTCTATGTGTCAGATCCCAATTTTATTGAACGTACACTTAAGTTGTCGGGAGTACAACCTTTGGAAACTTTAGAATCTGTTAAG AAAGCATTGATCGATGATAAACCTAAAGACTTTGCCGATTGTGTTAAATGGGCTCGTCTCTATTGGGAGGAACAGTATGCCAATCAAATTAAACAGTTGCTGTACAATTTCCCTCCAGATCAAGTCACCTCCAGTGGAGCTCCCTTCTGGTCGGGACCCAAACGTTGTCCAGTTCCTTTGGCATTTGATGTCAATGATCCCTTACACTTGGATTATGTTTTGGCTACAGCCAATCTACGCGCTGAAGTCTATGGCATACCACAAGTTCGTAATCGTGAAATTGTAGCCTGTCTGGTACAGCAAATTTCG GTGCCCGAGTTTAAACCACGTTCTGGTGTTAAAATTGAAACCAACGAAGCTGCTGCGGCCGAAGCCAATCATCACGACTCTTCGGAAGTCGATCAAGACCGCGTCAACAAAATACTCAACGAATTGCAGTCATTGGACAAAGCCAGTTTGAGTATTAATCCTTTGCAATTTGAAAAGGACGATGACAATAATCTACACATGGACTTTATTGTGGCTGCCTCGAATCTAAGAGCtgcaaattataaaattccacCCGCTGATCGCCACAAGTCCAAGTTAATTGCTGGTAAAATTATGCCAGCCATTGCTACCACCACGTCCCTGGTATCTGGTTGGGCTGTATTGGAAGTCATCAAACTTATTATGGG ACACAAAGATCTTGCTAAATTCAAGAACGGTTTTGCTAATTTGGCTTTGCCATTTATTGCCTTCTCTGAGCCTCTACCAGCTGCTAAGAACACCTTCTATGGCAAGGAATGGACATTATGGGATCGTTTTGAAGTGCCCGGCGAAATGACCCTACAAGAGTTCTTGGACTATTTTGAACAGaaggaaaaacttaaaatcaccATGTTGTCAGCAGGCGTTTCCATGTTGTTCTCATTCTTTATGCCTAAAGCCAAGTGCGCCGAACGCCTGCCTTTGCCCATGTCGGAAGTGGTGCGCCGTGTCTCTAAAAGACGCATTGAGTCACATGAACGTTCTTTGGTCTTTGAAATCTGCTGCAACGACGAGGAAGGAGAGGATGTTGAAGTACCCTATGTGCGGTACACTTTGCCCTAA